The nucleotide window CTTAATGAACATCAAAGCACAAGGAGTTGCCGCAATATCTGACACGAGACAATGCCAAAACAAGTCCCCGTGTTTACAAATGGTTCCAAATACAGTATATTACACGGTAACTAAAGTCTGTTGCAGTCTTACCCTTGTGCCTTCTGCCACTGCCCTCCGATGATGCTGGCTAGCATGCCTGCTATGCCCAGGCACGCCTCCAACACTGCCACTCTAAAAGTGCGGGAGCCTCGGTCACTGTTGTCAGCCACGTAAGCAAAGCAGCCAGCCAGGAGGGTGTTGAAGTCCCCTGAGAGGCCACTGAGCAGTCTGCCCAAGAGGAACCAGGCCACAGGCAGCTTTAGGTACATCACCAGCAGGTAGATGGAGGCCTGGAGGGCCATTCCCAAGCTGGGTAGGATGAGGACCGGCCTGCGCCCTCTGACGTCACTCCAGGAGCCCAGTAATGTCACCACAAACAGCCCCACAGCAAACCCCCCCAGGTTGATGTAGAGGTTCCAGTGAGCAGTCATGGTCTCCACTTCCTGATAGAAGAGAGTAAAGTCTAATAAGCAACAATGTGAGACATTAGTGTGCAGAACAATTATTGGAAATGTAACCTTCTGGTTTAAGGAGGGCTACAAAAATTAACAAAGGCTAACAGATAAGTCTTCATTGGTGTTGACAAAGCTACACACTGCAAATTTCAAATGCTCAAGTCTCTTTAATTAGCTATTTAATATATGACGTTACCTATTTATAGAGCAGTAGGCTATATACCTTTTCAAGTGGATCAGGGATTCCAGACGTGTTGCCACATCCCCCTGCCTTGGAGCCATTGTAACCAAGGTCTTCACTTATCCGGTCCCACAAGTACTGCGTAGAAAGTGGCATCTGCAGCGCCAGCGAAAACATGGAGAGAAATAACACTGGCTCTACGGAAACTGAAAAGGGGCAAGCGAACGGCGGacaattattttcttctttagcCTCGTCGTGGGGGTTGAATGAGTCCTTATCCAAGGTTTCACCATTCCGATATGATAGAGTATCCTCTGGCAAAATTGCTGTGGTGTCTGAATCATCCATAGTTTACAGTTTCTAATTATTTTGAAAGATTAGTCGAATTCTGAGAAATTCGTTTGTCTTTCCGACATAACCTTAAATACCTTAAACTTCCTTAAACTGCAGCCTGTTTCTATACACTTTAGAATAGTAGGGTTTTTCTGGTCAAAATCACTTTGTTAACCGTCTTCAAATTACAGACCAAATTACAGTCGAACATAAACCCGCAACTCTGAACCATAAATCACCACGTGATCCCAATACAAGGAATGGCCTCAACCGGACAAACCTTGAACTACATTTCTTCTTGTTAATCTCACGCATAGATAATTTTGTCGTGGCATTTTAAACTGTAATCCATGAATGCACTTTAATATTTGTatggatttttattttatagGGTCATCTCTGAAACAACGTGGGGACATTTTCCTTTTGGACCAACCAACAAATCTCATATCAGAAAACGTTCTTATATTATAGATACTTTTTTCCTGCATTTGTAGCTTACTTTAAAGGATTGCTTGTTCTACTTATAAACTGACATCCATAggaattttgtttttgtaaacacAATTCAGTATAGTTTTATAGGAATATGTCCAAATTGAGCAAATGGGGTGGTGTAAGTGTAGTTTTCATTCTGATTTGACCTCAAAATACCTGACAGTGGGATGGGCAAATAAAATAGCAGGTGAGAGATTAACTGGTTTCTCTGCATTTACCCCACGGCACTGTCATAAATCAACAACGTATGATAAATGAGATCCTTAAGGCTGAGGTCTCAAAGATGTTATCTCGCTTATCTGGCGGCTCTTTGTACTGTTTAAAAAACTTGCACatgaccccaccaccaccttccgGACGTTAAGACTGTATGAAGACACCAACGCTATTGATGGTGCATGGAAATTAAGGCTATGCATGTGATGCCATTCCTGCAAAGTTAATGGCAGATTGAGTGAGCACGTTCAGGGGCTATGTTTCATTTGGCTCCAAAAAGGTCAGATgtttttaaacattttcaatttgTGGGAGAAAAATTGTCAATTTCCTGGCCAATAATGTTTGGGTTAATCCAGAGATGGCCTTTTTCTCTGCCATGAAATGGATtgaatggagggaggagggggtaaaTGCAGGGCCGTTCCTAGGAAACCTGGGCACCTGGACAAAATATCTGACCGGGCCCAGTCAATGCTACAGACAAATGAAAACCCACACAGTAATTGGCCCCCTCCAGGCCATGGGCCCCATGAATCCTATCCATGTGACGGCCCTGGGTATATGTAATACAGGACAGGTATGTTATTTCATGAACAAAGCGCACACCCTATTTTGTGACAGCTCTGGTTATTGCCACGGTCTTTATTAGACCAAGAAATTAGACGGGATGCAGATTAATCCTCAGATTAATTTTGAAAACGACAGGAGATCCTatgtacctctgtgtgtgtgtgaaccagtatgtgtgtatgagtgcatgTTCAGACAAAATATCAAAATGACAATCCCCTAAAGTAACTTCACCTTTGTACTATTCTAAGCACTCATCATTTTTTAACCCTTGTCTGTCCCGACAGTTAAAAATTCAAAGTCTCAGTATAAAACAGTTAATGCTGCTCCTGTATCTACTGGCCTCTCTCTTAAAGAGTGCAGCAGTGTCCCCAATTAGCTCGTAAAACGATTCTCCCCACTTCAATTACATTTTCTCCTAGATATCTTAGCCTCTCTTTCCAATATACCAGGGATTCCCATAGAAGACTGTGATCATGGCTGGCTTCCTCAGATGGCTCTGGAAATATCTGAATTATCTGATAATATTTTTCACACCCTTGCTTATTCTACCTCTACCCCTGATCATTCCGAGCTTGGTAAGATTTGtaatttgtgtgtctgttttgtatgtgtgtctgtgtgatctaAATACACATCATCTCTTCATAGTTTGGCATACTTTCTCCTCCCGGAATTGTAAGAATTGTCTTTAAATCAACACATATCTGAGAATGAATGTATCACATTTATAGCACCATCCTGTTTAGGTAAAAGCATAACTGCCAATATATCCATTTACTCCTAAATGATGTACTGCATTGTCTGTGgttgtctttcttttttatgcAATACTTCAGGATTCATCTGCGATTACAGTAACAGGAATCAAGTACTGTTTCAATGTGAAACACTACACATAGGCAGCATTGACAAGTATATAGAAGAAGGACTGCAGCAAATACTGCAGTACTACACTTTCTTTCATTCCAGGAATCTCGCTGTGGCTATGTGATCATCTTGATGGCTCTGTTCTGGTGCACAGAGTGCATCCCCCTGGCAATCACCGCCCTGCTGCCTGTCATCCTCTTCCCCATGATGGGCATCATGGAGTCAAGTGAGGTGTGCCTTATCGAAGCAAATCTTAACGTTTAACATTCATGGTGTTCTTCTCAAATCTCATACTCAACTGATCAAATTTGCTGTGAAGGTGTGTATCCAGTACCTAAAGGACTCCAACATGCTTTTTATCGGTGGGCTGCTGGTGGCCATCGCTGTGGAGCACTGGAACCTACACAAAAGGATTGCTCTTCGAGTGTTGCTTTTAGTTGGGGTGAAACCAGCTCTGTGAGACCCTCTCTTTATCGATAGTCCTTTTGAACATTGAATTACTTCTTTGTTATGGTTACTGAACAGATTATTTACAAGATATTTGTCTTCTCTTCTTCATCTTCCCATTTTTTTCCCTCTCCAACCCTTCCCTCATACCCTTTCATTCTGCATTGTTGCTCCCCTGTCCTTCTGCCTTTACCTTCCCCCTCTACTGTCCATCCCCCAGTCTGATGATGGGCTTCATGGTTACCACTGCATTCCTCTCCATGTGGATCAGTAACACAGCCTCCACGGCCATGATGCTGCCCATTACCAGCGCCGTGCTGCAGCAGCTATCTGACACAGAGGCCcaggcggaggagagggagatggaccTGGTGACTTCCAAAGCTGGCCCTGAAGGCCTTGAGAACCAGGCCTTCGAGATGGACAACACCACGGCAGACCTAGCAAGCAAGAAGTTCCAGCCTAAAGACAGCAACATCACTATACGTAttagtggggaggagggggttgaaTGTATGTCAGAGGAGGGGCGTGTGTAGAAAgtgcgtctgtgtgtctttatcattgtgtatggtgtgtgtattgggCATTATTACGCATTATTCTAAAAATCAATTTTATGTTTTTACAAGCAGATAATAGAGATGATACTGACATTGCAAAGGATATTGTCCAGTCTAAGTCTGTGAAGAATTGTGTCAATTTTGGTAAGTTAAATTAGTTCCTTGGAAAAACACCATCAATCATTTATGCCTGCCTAATATTTATATTGAAGGACACTCAGATAACAGAGATATTTAGAGGATGTGCTTTTGACTTCATTACATTTTGTACTGTTCTGTGTCGCTATTCTGTGTCGCTAGATGCACATGAGACTGGTTCTCTCTCCACAGTGAGCACTAAGGAGAGCccagaggcagagcagagaagGCTGAAGAGAGAGCAAAAGTATCTGAGTCTGTCCAAAGGCctgagtctgagtgtgtgttacgCTTCCAGTATTGGAGGGACTGCCACCCTCACTGGAACCACACCCAACCTCATCCTCAAAGGGCAGGTTGATGAGTAAGTTCTCACTTCTAACAATGCCTGCAATGTCAAATCCTAACCATTTGACCACAAGTAACGTCTTTAAAGGCAACAAGATAGGTCTGTACTCTTATCTAGCAAAACATAAAGCAGAAGTAGTGTAACTTGCATGATTTGCATATTGTTCTGCATGTGAATTATGTTATAAATGCTGTTTGTGTCACAAGATGCCAAATTTTAGAAACTAACATGAAGGAGGCACCCTTCTTCATGTTCATCATAGACTCTTCCCGGGTAATGGAGACATAATCAACTTTGCTAGCTGGTTTGGCTTCTCCTTCCCCAACATGGTACTGATGTTGGCAACTTCCTGGTTGTGGCTGCAGTTCATGTACCTCGGCTTCAAGTAAGTGAAATATCACCAATGAAAGGGTTTAAGAATAATATAATTAATTATTACTAGAGGGTAATTTAAGATTAGAGTTGTTACCAATATTACAATTAGTATTCTTAAAACAAAAGTCCAAATGGTAGTGATCACATTATGGAAACCGTAATGAAATATAACAAATAAACGTACATTTCATTATCACCAATATGGACAGAACAGAGAGATACTCTGAGAAGCCTTCCGGCTGCGGTGCAAACAAAGATGGTGACACAGAGGCCTATCAGGTAATGAAGGATGAGTACAAGAAGCTGGGCAGCATGAGCTTTGCTGAGGTCTCTGTGCTGGTGCTGTTTGTGCTGTTGGTTCTCCTCTGGTTCACCAGGGAACCTGGGTTCATGCCTGGCTGGGGTTCTGCCCTCTTCAACAAAGACAAACCGTGAGTGAACAATCCTTTTTACCAATTAGTATTTCCAaagtgtatact belongs to Hypomesus transpacificus isolate Combined female chromosome 15, fHypTra1, whole genome shotgun sequence and includes:
- the LOC124478055 gene encoding solute carrier family 13 member 2-like → MAGFLRWLWKYLNYLIIFFTPLLILPLPLIIPSLESRCGYVIILMALFWCTECIPLAITALLPVILFPMMGIMESSEVCIQYLKDSNMLFIGGLLVAIAVEHWNLHKRIALRVLLLVGVKPALLMMGFMVTTAFLSMWISNTASTAMMLPITSAVLQQLSDTEAQAEEREMDLVTSKAGPEGLENQAFEMDNTTADLASKKFQPKDSNITIRISGEEGVEYNRDDTDIAKDIVQSKSVKNCVNFVSTKESPEAEQRRLKREQKYLSLSKGLSLSVCYASSIGGTATLTGTTPNLILKGQVDELFPGNGDIINFASWFGFSFPNMVLMLATSWLWLQFMYLGFKTERYSEKPSGCGANKDGDTEAYQVMKDEYKKLGSMSFAEVSVLVLFVLLVLLWFTREPGFMPGWGSALFNKDKPYVTDGTVAIFMSTLFFIIPSQMPRCGKPSMNYGSPLKPPPALLNWDVVHEKMPWNIILLLGGGFALARGSETSGLSLWLGQSLAPLQSIPPFAITSLLCMLVAAFTECFSNTATTTLFLPVLASMATAMKLHPLYVMLPCTICASLAFMLPVATPPNAIAFSYGNLKVIDMAKAGFILNIFGVLTINIALHTWGMAMFDLNTFPDWANVTTTP